A region from the Myxococcales bacterium genome encodes:
- a CDS encoding DUF4175 domain-containing protein, whose product MPSPEARADVFEPLRPMRDAWLRVVRAPTRRAVVALVALALVTASLVGRQGTDRSRIAAVLGVILTFGAAAVWSRRRERRLRSTKWVVSELIAVEQPDVAGRLSRALTLFDESGNARQAGTSLPLARLHVERSVSDVSVEQLRRGAKRTAARWLATGVTLGLAALVVTALDPFAIIEGANVLFARGGVAPLTGTWVEDTDVRARPPEYLHLDEGRVRAARVELPRGTLLTVRGAPTHRGRQLLLTDGHTEVPFVDDGSGKVVARWALGDSVNLGVVARFGDVIIEEASTLAVVSIADRAPDVKLEGAPKRIALAGEVEVTEIPLRYEVTDDHGLREVHLVLRSGSREERRVLAKLDGETRSDRGGHVLRATDTFIKKSNAPVDILVEAKDNDAVTGPKWGASPAITLVPPSVGEPEARRVEALKKLRDALVDRLAWRLEKPVPPAGEPRKHYVAELVQGAEADMDLMDSVLGASYAGLRVPGRLQAMFRAQSRKLDDAVRAHARAPSAASLAALTKQNERFVLVVDAALRGFGAKDTRDVAKRLVEVAEDLASELGFLAQSEARKAKASPRRVEHIDAALSILTGSATAMKRLGSLGRDIGGAVDAALVRVERSRKAVDLVHSELAARDLVARLRQPDASFGSQGSGHRAGGESGGARGVMGEGDEMSEEEQAFNEASRDLDQLIGDHAKQKGETEAAVSGASPEELRSFAEEAKKHAEAVREATAGLPSVGGGSDSWTSKGAAAREHAEQMARSLEQGSPADAVQSGKSGLAALEEARRQVRSDRFSRFGFGGEAEAERRIDDAKRKLEPELRWTEEKLEAMKKRAAERASGQLHQSGEGEQKLAERMGKLAERGKEKGALPAPALDSLESAERAARDAARALRELSAEKGVSKQAEAQRLLEAAREALGDEGQSDPPRGDDGPTDMGHADIPKADAHKGPEEFRRRVIQGLGQPSAGRLKDAVRRYAEGLLR is encoded by the coding sequence GTGCCGTCTCCCGAAGCCCGCGCTGACGTCTTCGAGCCGCTTCGGCCGATGCGCGACGCTTGGCTGCGCGTGGTGCGCGCACCGACGCGCCGCGCCGTCGTGGCGCTCGTCGCGCTCGCGCTCGTCACCGCGAGCCTGGTGGGGCGCCAGGGAACGGACCGCTCCCGCATCGCCGCTGTGCTCGGCGTCATCCTCACCTTCGGCGCCGCTGCCGTGTGGAGCCGGCGCCGCGAGCGCCGCCTGCGTTCGACGAAGTGGGTCGTCTCCGAGCTCATCGCGGTGGAGCAGCCCGACGTGGCGGGGCGCCTCTCGCGAGCGCTCACGCTCTTTGACGAAAGCGGAAACGCGCGGCAGGCGGGGACCTCGTTGCCGCTGGCGAGGCTTCACGTCGAGCGGTCCGTATCAGACGTCTCCGTCGAACAGCTAAGGCGTGGCGCGAAGCGAACGGCGGCGCGGTGGCTCGCCACGGGCGTGACGCTCGGGCTCGCGGCGCTCGTCGTTACGGCGCTCGATCCTTTTGCGATCATCGAAGGTGCGAACGTCCTCTTCGCTCGCGGCGGCGTGGCGCCGCTGACGGGCACGTGGGTCGAAGATACGGACGTCCGCGCGCGGCCGCCCGAGTACCTCCATCTCGACGAGGGACGCGTAAGGGCCGCGCGCGTTGAGCTGCCGCGCGGCACGCTGCTCACGGTGCGCGGTGCGCCGACGCATCGTGGCCGTCAGCTGCTCCTCACCGATGGGCACACGGAGGTTCCCTTCGTCGACGACGGGAGCGGGAAGGTCGTCGCGCGCTGGGCTCTTGGCGACAGCGTGAACCTCGGTGTGGTCGCGCGTTTTGGTGACGTGATCATCGAAGAAGCGTCGACGCTGGCCGTCGTCTCCATCGCGGACCGCGCTCCCGACGTGAAGCTCGAAGGGGCGCCCAAACGGATCGCGCTCGCGGGCGAGGTGGAGGTAACCGAAATTCCTCTTCGCTACGAAGTCACCGACGACCACGGTCTGCGCGAGGTTCATCTGGTGCTGCGAAGCGGCTCCCGAGAGGAGCGGCGGGTCCTCGCCAAGCTCGACGGAGAGACGAGGTCGGATCGCGGCGGGCATGTGCTCCGAGCCACCGACACGTTCATCAAGAAGAGCAACGCCCCTGTCGATATCTTGGTGGAGGCCAAGGACAACGACGCGGTCACCGGACCGAAGTGGGGAGCGAGCCCGGCGATCACGCTGGTGCCGCCGAGCGTCGGCGAGCCGGAGGCGCGGCGTGTCGAGGCGCTCAAGAAGCTTCGCGACGCCCTGGTCGATCGACTCGCGTGGCGGCTGGAGAAGCCCGTGCCCCCCGCCGGTGAGCCGCGCAAGCACTACGTCGCGGAGCTCGTGCAGGGCGCCGAGGCCGACATGGACCTCATGGACTCGGTGTTGGGCGCGAGCTACGCGGGCCTTCGTGTCCCGGGGCGCCTCCAGGCGATGTTTCGCGCGCAGTCGCGGAAGCTCGACGACGCCGTTCGGGCCCACGCGCGCGCCCCAAGCGCGGCGTCGCTTGCGGCGCTCACGAAGCAGAACGAGCGCTTCGTCTTGGTCGTCGACGCGGCGCTCCGCGGCTTCGGCGCCAAAGACACGCGTGACGTCGCCAAGCGCCTCGTCGAGGTCGCGGAGGATCTCGCCAGCGAGTTGGGCTTCCTCGCGCAGTCGGAGGCTCGCAAGGCCAAGGCCTCCCCGCGTCGCGTCGAGCACATCGACGCGGCGCTCTCGATTCTCACCGGGAGCGCGACCGCCATGAAGCGCCTCGGCTCCTTGGGGCGAGACATCGGCGGAGCGGTGGATGCCGCGCTCGTGCGCGTCGAGCGCAGCCGCAAGGCCGTAGACCTCGTGCACTCCGAGCTCGCGGCGCGCGATCTCGTCGCGCGCCTGAGGCAGCCTGATGCGTCGTTTGGCTCGCAGGGGTCGGGTCATCGCGCCGGCGGCGAATCGGGCGGCGCCCGTGGCGTCATGGGAGAAGGCGACGAGATGAGCGAGGAGGAGCAGGCCTTCAACGAAGCATCCCGCGATCTCGATCAGCTCATCGGCGATCACGCCAAGCAGAAGGGCGAGACCGAGGCGGCCGTGAGCGGCGCCTCGCCGGAGGAGCTTCGCTCGTTTGCGGAAGAGGCGAAGAAGCACGCCGAGGCGGTGCGCGAGGCGACAGCGGGCCTTCCGAGCGTCGGCGGAGGCAGCGACTCGTGGACCAGCAAAGGCGCCGCGGCGCGCGAGCATGCCGAGCAAATGGCTCGCTCCCTCGAGCAGGGGAGCCCTGCCGACGCGGTGCAAAGTGGCAAGAGCGGCCTCGCCGCCCTTGAAGAGGCGAGGCGTCAGGTTCGCTCCGATCGCTTCTCGCGTTTCGGTTTCGGTGGCGAGGCGGAAGCGGAGCGGCGCATCGACGACGCCAAGAGGAAGCTCGAGCCCGAACTCCGTTGGACCGAAGAGAAGCTCGAGGCCATGAAGAAGCGGGCCGCCGAGCGGGCTTCAGGTCAACTGCATCAGAGCGGCGAGGGGGAGCAGAAGCTCGCCGAACGGATGGGCAAGCTCGCCGAGCGTGGCAAGGAGAAGGGGGCGCTGCCGGCGCCGGCTCTGGATTCGTTGGAGTCCGCGGAGCGCGCCGCGCGGGATGCGGCCCGCGCGCTGCGGGAGCTCTCTGCGGAGAAAGGCGTCTCAAAGCAGGCGGAGGCTCAGCGCTTGCTCGAGGCGGCCCGTGAGGCGCTCGGCGACGAAGGGCAGTCGGATCCGCCGCGGGGTGACGACGGACCTACCGACATGGGCCACGCCGATATTCCCAAAGCCGACGCGCACAAGGGGCCTGAGGAGTTTCGTCGGCGCGTGATCCAAGGGCTCGGGCAGCCGTCGGCGGGGCGCCTGAAAGACGCCGTGCGACGCTACGCCGAGGGGTTGCTCCGATGA
- a CDS encoding protein kinase has translation MEVGALLAGKYRLVRQLGDGGMGTVYEARHEILGTSFAIKVLHPDLARRPGLVDRFLREAHVAAQIKSPHVVSVFDVDRTPDGTAYIVMELLGGEPLSRALDRERRLTPAVAIGYTLQILQALEVAHGLNVVHRDLKPDNIFLTPGPSGPVVKLIDFGIAKLRSADPAAKNLTAFGVVMGTPEYMAPEQAFSADRADARSDIYAVGVLLYEMLAGTRPATGEDAQTVAAKVHRGEIVPLVHAAPGVPGELAGLVHRAISARPELRFASVAEMSAALAALAPSLATSPAFATGTVLARPLASPAPSGVSGPGTALRTAPPDVAPAHSPVPPPYATPYAHAPQPSMPSYAEAPARRQRSALPWVIGVPLVLGAAGAVVVLMLQAEDAPPAPSIFTPTTTATPVPPVETVPAPTLTPATALPPLVSGQVPPPLATQKLPTAPSTKPPTGDAGPVASVPTTTTPTSPFPPFPSGFPTALPFPMPSAFPLPSGFPAIPSGFGLPPFPPPPQPQ, from the coding sequence ATGGAGGTGGGAGCGCTTCTCGCAGGCAAGTACCGCCTCGTCCGTCAGTTGGGCGACGGAGGCATGGGCACCGTCTACGAGGCTCGCCACGAGATCCTCGGCACGAGCTTCGCGATCAAGGTGCTCCATCCCGACTTGGCTCGCCGCCCCGGCCTCGTGGACCGCTTCCTCCGGGAGGCCCACGTGGCGGCGCAAATCAAGAGCCCACACGTCGTGTCGGTCTTCGACGTCGACCGAACGCCCGACGGCACCGCGTACATCGTGATGGAGCTGCTCGGCGGCGAGCCGCTCTCACGCGCGCTCGATCGGGAGCGACGCCTCACGCCGGCGGTAGCCATCGGTTACACGCTCCAGATCTTGCAGGCGCTCGAGGTCGCTCACGGTCTCAACGTGGTGCATCGAGACCTTAAACCCGACAACATCTTCCTCACGCCAGGACCGTCCGGCCCCGTCGTCAAGCTCATCGACTTCGGCATCGCCAAGCTGCGAAGCGCCGACCCTGCGGCGAAGAACCTGACGGCCTTCGGTGTCGTCATGGGCACGCCCGAATACATGGCGCCGGAGCAAGCGTTCTCCGCCGATCGCGCCGACGCGCGCTCCGACATCTACGCGGTGGGAGTCTTGCTCTACGAGATGCTCGCCGGCACGAGGCCCGCGACGGGCGAAGACGCTCAGACGGTGGCGGCCAAGGTGCATCGCGGCGAGATCGTGCCGCTCGTGCACGCCGCGCCAGGCGTGCCCGGTGAACTCGCGGGGCTCGTTCATCGCGCCATCTCGGCGCGCCCCGAGCTGCGCTTCGCGTCGGTCGCGGAAATGAGCGCTGCCCTCGCCGCCCTCGCGCCGTCGCTGGCCACCTCACCAGCCTTTGCGACGGGTACGGTGCTCGCGCGTCCGTTGGCGAGTCCCGCACCGTCCGGCGTGTCGGGTCCTGGAACGGCCCTCAGAACGGCGCCCCCCGACGTCGCGCCGGCGCACTCTCCGGTGCCGCCGCCGTACGCGACGCCCTACGCGCATGCGCCGCAACCTTCCATGCCGAGCTACGCGGAGGCGCCAGCGCGTCGTCAACGAAGCGCGCTGCCTTGGGTCATCGGCGTGCCGCTCGTCCTTGGCGCGGCGGGGGCCGTGGTGGTTCTCATGCTCCAAGCCGAAGACGCGCCGCCGGCGCCGTCGATCTTCACGCCAACGACGACGGCCACGCCGGTCCCACCCGTCGAGACCGTACCCGCGCCAACGCTGACGCCGGCCACCGCTCTTCCGCCGCTCGTGTCGGGACAAGTTCCGCCGCCGCTCGCTACGCAGAAGCTCCCGACGGCGCCTTCGACGAAGCCGCCCACGGGCGACGCGGGCCCTGTAGCGAGCGTGCCAACGACGACGACGCCCACGTCACCTTTTCCACCCTTTCCCTCGGGCTTTCCCACGGCGTTGCCCTTTCCGATGCCGTCGGCGTTTCCCTTGCCATCGGGCTTTCCGGCGATCCCGAGCGGCTTTGGGCTGCCGCCCTTTCCGCCGCCACCGCAGCCGCAGTGA